One genomic window of Notamacropus eugenii isolate mMacEug1 chromosome 6, mMacEug1.pri_v2, whole genome shotgun sequence includes the following:
- the MISFA gene encoding mitochondrial sheath formation-associated protein — translation MIVVGWILFVGLACYLGAFPEAMHPTLKWIEQPVHPIRERKGRLRSVFLDKAKDMNNVEGV, via the exons ATGATTGTGGTTGGCTGGATACTTTTTGTTGGACTTGCATGTTATTTGGGGGCATTTCCTGAAGCAATG CATCCCACACTAAAATGGATAGAACAGCCTGTTCATCCTATTCGTGAGCGCAAAGGTCGACTGAGGAGTGTGTTTTTGGATAAAGCCAAGGACAT GAACAATGTGGAAGGGGTATAA
- the SPTY2D1 gene encoding protein SPT2 homolog isoform X2, with product MAKRTKDNFYGYDGIPLEEKSKRKHVVEAPPSLKGADQEFLNEEEAEPLEYYQTESEHEESEEYEEQEPPLKAVSKPKAPLKSAPPPMNFTDLLRLAEKKQHEPVEIKIVKKIEERPRTAEELREKEFLERKHKNVDRGKEKKILEREKRLAPPTLSKKVPSPKESVSARHKGPGDKHSSSRGGHLPQIGAEKKPRLTAASEKPVRLPSTKSQPGERTKAGSGDGFQHSSSESHSLLLNGTEKSRPSSHSMGTGISKTVIRGTQKSNEHRPPKTSSHPSHSRSGALSAPHDKTRNSGAKQPGNSSSSTSGRPGIGTSRPILNPSPRRHGGSSTSGPEQQTNGSKRSISGSGPTGRPVSGSSDRGHSTSNLGSSSRLASSTGSTGRTVTQPGQPSSGSSGPGRPSSGGPGRPMSGSGGPGRPMSSQRGPGQPMSSSGGPGRPGSGSGGPGRPGSGSGGPGRPGSGSGGPGRPGSGSGGPGRPGSGSGGPGRPGSGSGGPGRPGSGSGGPGRPGSGSGGPGRPGSGSGGPGRTVSSSGPPVKPRCTVVSETICSKNLISRPSNGMMNGMRSPPPGYRPAGYLQGIQRSPFPPMARKRYPEEDEDEEYDSEMEDFIDDEGEPQEEISKHIREIFGYDRNKYKDESDYALRYMESSWREQQKEEAKSLRLGMQEDLEEMRREEEELKRRKAKKMKLR from the exons ATGGCGAAGCGGACAAAGGACAACTTCTATGGTTATGATGGGATTCCTCTTGaagaaaagtcaaagagaaagcATGTAGTTGAGGCACCCCCAAGCCTCAAGGGGGCAGACCAAGaatttttgaatgaggaagaagcAGAACCTTTGGAATATTATCAGACAGAGTCAGAGCATGAGGAGTCAGAAGAGTATGAGGAGCAAGAACCCCCTCTGAAGGCTGTAAGTAAACCAAAGGCTCCCCTCAAAAGTGCCCCTCCGCCTATGAACTTCACAGACTTACTCCGGCTGGCAGAGAAAAAGCAACACGAACCCGTGGAGATTAAGATagtaaagaaaatagaggaaCGGCCCAGGACTGCAGAAGAACTGAGGGAGAAAGAATTCTTAGAGCGAAAACACAAAAACGTagatagaggaaaagagaaaaagatactTGAACGAGAGAAAAGACTGGCTCCTCCAACTTTGTCTAAAAAGGTTCCTTCCCCCAAAGAGAGTGTTAGTGCAAGACATAAAGGTCCCGGGGACAAACATTCCTCTTCCAGGGGGGGCCACCTTCCCCAAATAGGTGCTGAGAAAAAACCTAGACTTACTGCAGCCAGTGAGAAACCTGTGAGACTGCCATCCACTAAGTCCCAGCCAGGAGAGAGGACCAAAGCAGGGTCTGGAGATGGCTTCCAGCACTCATCAAGTGAAAGCCACAGCCTCTTGCTTAATGGGACAGAGAAATCTCGCCCCAGCTCCCATTCTATGGGCACAGGGATCTCAAAGACTGTCATTCGTGGGACTCAAAAATCCAATGAGCACAGGCCCCCAAAAACCTCTTCTCATCCTAGTCATTCCAGGTCTGGGGCTCTCTCTGCTCCTCATGACAAGACAAGAAATTCAGGTGCCAAGCAGCCAGGGAACAGTTCTAGCTCAACCTCAGGGCGGCCAGGTATAGGGACTTCTCGGCCGATCCTAAACCCAAGCCCTAGGAGGCACGGTGGCAGCTCCACCTCAGGACCTGAACAGCAAACTAATGGATCCAAACGCTCGATTAGTGGCTCAGGCCCCACTGGCCGACCTGTGAGTGGCTCAAGTGACCGTGGGCATTCTACAAGCAATTTAGGAAGCTCTAGCCGTTTAGCCAGTAGTACAGGCTCTACAGGGCGGACAGTGACCCAACCTGGGCAACCTTCCAGTGGCTCAAGTGGCCCTGGGCGACCTAGCTCAGGTGGTCCTGGACGACCCATGAGTGGCTCGGGTGGCCCTGGGAGACCCATGAGCAGCCAGAGGGGCCCTGGACAACCCATGAGCAGCTCAGGTGGCCCAGGCAGACCCGGGAGCGGCTCGGGCGGCCCGGGCAGACCCGGGAGCGGCTCGGGAGGCCCGGGCAGACCCGGGAGCGGCTCGGGAGGCCCGGGCAGACCCGGGAGCGGCTCGGGAGGCCCTGGCAGACCCGGGAGCGGCTCGGGAGGCCCTGGCAGACCCGGGAGCGGCTCGGGAGGCCCAGGCAGACCCGGGAGCGGCTCGGGAGGCCCAGGCAGACCCGGGAGCGGCTCGGGAGGCCCTGGCAGACCTGGGAGCGGCTCGGGAGGCCCTGGGAGGACAGTCAGTAGCTCAGGTCCCCCTGTGAAACCCAGGTGCACAGTTGTTTCAGAAACTATCTGTTCCAAGAATCTCATCAGCCGACCCAGCAATGGGATGATGAATGGGATGAGGTCTCCTCCACCTGGATACAGACCTGCAGGATACCTACAAG GTATTCAGAGATCCCCATTTCCCCCTATGGCCCGGAAACGGTATCCtgaggaagatgaagatgaggagTATGACTCGGAAATGGAAGACTTCATTGATGATGAAGGAGAGCCTCAAGAAGAAATATCAAAACATATTCGAGAAATCTTTGGTTATGACCGTAATAA ATACAAAGATGAGAGTGATTATGCCTTACGTTACATGGAAAGCAGTTGGAGAGAACAACAGAAAGAGGAAGCTAAGAG CTTAAGACTTGGTATGCAAGAAGACCTTGAAGAAATGAGACGTGAAGAGGAGGAACTCAAGCGCCGGAAAGCCAAGAAAATGAAGTTGCGTTAG
- the SPTY2D1 gene encoding protein SPT2 homolog isoform X1 encodes MDFRDILMVASEQQGLNIIPKRYSLAVGPPKRDPKVKGVQSAAVQAFLKRKEEELRKKALEEKRKKEELVKKRIELKHDKKARAMAKRTKDNFYGYDGIPLEEKSKRKHVVEAPPSLKGADQEFLNEEEAEPLEYYQTESEHEESEEYEEQEPPLKAVSKPKAPLKSAPPPMNFTDLLRLAEKKQHEPVEIKIVKKIEERPRTAEELREKEFLERKHKNVDRGKEKKILEREKRLAPPTLSKKVPSPKESVSARHKGPGDKHSSSRGGHLPQIGAEKKPRLTAASEKPVRLPSTKSQPGERTKAGSGDGFQHSSSESHSLLLNGTEKSRPSSHSMGTGISKTVIRGTQKSNEHRPPKTSSHPSHSRSGALSAPHDKTRNSGAKQPGNSSSSTSGRPGIGTSRPILNPSPRRHGGSSTSGPEQQTNGSKRSISGSGPTGRPVSGSSDRGHSTSNLGSSSRLASSTGSTGRTVTQPGQPSSGSSGPGRPSSGGPGRPMSGSGGPGRPMSSQRGPGQPMSSSGGPGRPGSGSGGPGRPGSGSGGPGRPGSGSGGPGRPGSGSGGPGRPGSGSGGPGRPGSGSGGPGRPGSGSGGPGRPGSGSGGPGRPGSGSGGPGRTVSSSGPPVKPRCTVVSETICSKNLISRPSNGMMNGMRSPPPGYRPAGYLQGIQRSPFPPMARKRYPEEDEDEEYDSEMEDFIDDEGEPQEEISKHIREIFGYDRNKYKDESDYALRYMESSWREQQKEEAKSLRLGMQEDLEEMRREEEELKRRKAKKMKLR; translated from the exons aaaagatACAGTTTGGCAGTAGgtcctcctaaaagagatcccaaagtcaAGGGTGTCCAGTCAGCAGCAGTGCAAGCTTTCCTCAAGCGGAAGGAAGAAGAGCTAAGGAAAAAAG CcttagaagaaaagaggaaaaaggaagagctGGTGAAAAAGCGCATTGAGCTAAAACATGACAAAAAAGCAAGAGCCATGGCGAAGCGGACAAAGGACAACTTCTATGGTTATGATGGGATTCCTCTTGaagaaaagtcaaagagaaagcATGTAGTTGAGGCACCCCCAAGCCTCAAGGGGGCAGACCAAGaatttttgaatgaggaagaagcAGAACCTTTGGAATATTATCAGACAGAGTCAGAGCATGAGGAGTCAGAAGAGTATGAGGAGCAAGAACCCCCTCTGAAGGCTGTAAGTAAACCAAAGGCTCCCCTCAAAAGTGCCCCTCCGCCTATGAACTTCACAGACTTACTCCGGCTGGCAGAGAAAAAGCAACACGAACCCGTGGAGATTAAGATagtaaagaaaatagaggaaCGGCCCAGGACTGCAGAAGAACTGAGGGAGAAAGAATTCTTAGAGCGAAAACACAAAAACGTagatagaggaaaagagaaaaagatactTGAACGAGAGAAAAGACTGGCTCCTCCAACTTTGTCTAAAAAGGTTCCTTCCCCCAAAGAGAGTGTTAGTGCAAGACATAAAGGTCCCGGGGACAAACATTCCTCTTCCAGGGGGGGCCACCTTCCCCAAATAGGTGCTGAGAAAAAACCTAGACTTACTGCAGCCAGTGAGAAACCTGTGAGACTGCCATCCACTAAGTCCCAGCCAGGAGAGAGGACCAAAGCAGGGTCTGGAGATGGCTTCCAGCACTCATCAAGTGAAAGCCACAGCCTCTTGCTTAATGGGACAGAGAAATCTCGCCCCAGCTCCCATTCTATGGGCACAGGGATCTCAAAGACTGTCATTCGTGGGACTCAAAAATCCAATGAGCACAGGCCCCCAAAAACCTCTTCTCATCCTAGTCATTCCAGGTCTGGGGCTCTCTCTGCTCCTCATGACAAGACAAGAAATTCAGGTGCCAAGCAGCCAGGGAACAGTTCTAGCTCAACCTCAGGGCGGCCAGGTATAGGGACTTCTCGGCCGATCCTAAACCCAAGCCCTAGGAGGCACGGTGGCAGCTCCACCTCAGGACCTGAACAGCAAACTAATGGATCCAAACGCTCGATTAGTGGCTCAGGCCCCACTGGCCGACCTGTGAGTGGCTCAAGTGACCGTGGGCATTCTACAAGCAATTTAGGAAGCTCTAGCCGTTTAGCCAGTAGTACAGGCTCTACAGGGCGGACAGTGACCCAACCTGGGCAACCTTCCAGTGGCTCAAGTGGCCCTGGGCGACCTAGCTCAGGTGGTCCTGGACGACCCATGAGTGGCTCGGGTGGCCCTGGGAGACCCATGAGCAGCCAGAGGGGCCCTGGACAACCCATGAGCAGCTCAGGTGGCCCAGGCAGACCCGGGAGCGGCTCGGGCGGCCCGGGCAGACCCGGGAGCGGCTCGGGAGGCCCGGGCAGACCCGGGAGCGGCTCGGGAGGCCCGGGCAGACCCGGGAGCGGCTCGGGAGGCCCTGGCAGACCCGGGAGCGGCTCGGGAGGCCCTGGCAGACCCGGGAGCGGCTCGGGAGGCCCAGGCAGACCCGGGAGCGGCTCGGGAGGCCCAGGCAGACCCGGGAGCGGCTCGGGAGGCCCTGGCAGACCTGGGAGCGGCTCGGGAGGCCCTGGGAGGACAGTCAGTAGCTCAGGTCCCCCTGTGAAACCCAGGTGCACAGTTGTTTCAGAAACTATCTGTTCCAAGAATCTCATCAGCCGACCCAGCAATGGGATGATGAATGGGATGAGGTCTCCTCCACCTGGATACAGACCTGCAGGATACCTACAAG GTATTCAGAGATCCCCATTTCCCCCTATGGCCCGGAAACGGTATCCtgaggaagatgaagatgaggagTATGACTCGGAAATGGAAGACTTCATTGATGATGAAGGAGAGCCTCAAGAAGAAATATCAAAACATATTCGAGAAATCTTTGGTTATGACCGTAATAA ATACAAAGATGAGAGTGATTATGCCTTACGTTACATGGAAAGCAGTTGGAGAGAACAACAGAAAGAGGAAGCTAAGAG CTTAAGACTTGGTATGCAAGAAGACCTTGAAGAAATGAGACGTGAAGAGGAGGAACTCAAGCGCCGGAAAGCCAAGAAAATGAAGTTGCGTTAG